A part of Oncorhynchus clarkii lewisi isolate Uvic-CL-2024 chromosome 17, UVic_Ocla_1.0, whole genome shotgun sequence genomic DNA contains:
- the LOC139370812 gene encoding ninjurin-1 has protein sequence MATEIMEMNGHADEEEPRQGPRNRRQADQPINMNRYANKKSAAESMLDVALLMANASQLKAVLEQGPDFTFYTPLITFISISLILQITVGVLLIFIVKWNLNDESTHFKLNIMENIATALIFIIVVVNVFITAFGVQKPNQNS, from the exons ATGGCGACTGAAATCATGGAAATGAACGGACATGCCGACGAAGAG GAGCCGCGTCAAGGCCCCCGGAATCGGAGGCAGGCAGACCAGCCTATAAACATGAACCGGTATGCTAATAAGAAGAGCGCAGCAGAGAGCATGCTGGACGTGGCGTTACTCATGGCCAACGCCTCCCAGCTGAAGGCCGTCCTGGAGCAGGGTCCAGACTTCACCTTCTACACCCCCCTCATCACCTTCATCTCCATATCCCTCATCCTGCAGATCACCGTGGGCGTCCTGCTCATCTTCATTG TGAAGTGGAACCTGAACGATGAGAGCACCCACTTCAAGCTGAACATTATGGAGAACATCGCCACAGCACTCATCTTCATCATCGTTGTAGTCAACGTCTTTATTACGGCCTTTGGTGTCCAAAAGCCCAATCAAAACTCTTAA